A window of the Macrobrachium rosenbergii isolate ZJJX-2024 unplaced genomic scaffold, ASM4041242v1 60, whole genome shotgun sequence genome harbors these coding sequences:
- the LOC136838316 gene encoding serine/arginine repetitive matrix protein 2-like isoform X5 → MAAISSSAGSAHHAEDKKRRGILSLFSRKTKSSAGESSLSSGSAGERSVSPARSDESAETVPRPLSSSSTTTLTNEAPGSAPGPQAPPAYSAASSSSSAPPPPPNTQLSRPVSSLSLAPGRSRKRQAPAPPPPVPAPGHHQGVAGSEDRHSNGKGAETSGYGEEEEETSPYASPSGSEVSSAEATRLLPQQQQQQQPTNLTSVASTSSLSLVSRNKRRAPPPPPKAPPSSRSDDPLPSAIPEEEAEPPASVPARAPPMAEEEAEDEEEAETSSVSSLSSVEHQGGGGGGGGLSTSTPNKQPLPHSPPTPPPEEEEEEAAESEMTPPPSPSSVVAPPPPPPPPSAAAPPMPAAVVAAVPATTAASTRTATPPPVDPTMPVTTPLTPTSSPTPPPADVSASDASASSRMLHEGATSTSSSTTTTTTTTNARITNNNSNLNSKSSIVTNNRRSNSVSSSDRVVTEEEEEEEGEEELPRPPHRLRRGGGGAGATAETTTTPPARVPSETAAPPAKAKLETITPPRGGGAKEKTPPVKVPLKTVTPPPLGRRVGATGKTPPAKVSWEETPPAKVPPETVTPPPRSAMKRDSVDISNAVMPPLHSRAGGGRESIPTFRIVTKSQTAVKDDEEVKAAKKKKKKFVADGKTQKVSGDDDGAKFGSKGKSSGGGGIKGLRNPLARAAGGRPTRRDDLDFDTDDDLDINEDMFEPRRGVVADWRVSAAQVSAPQISAPTSRPQEAAVPVPAPRNNPTKRLAPRPPPKVEAEEMRDKPEVIEVTSEAEKFEKIMAEDLEEPEFKVHVSTVADLDPDMLSLLSEECVDSEDREEEEETDSPKFESPMSSASEEDLAPPTVEAPASPTGEASNPPTVESSTPPTSPSTHNPPVSAVQAETTASSYRAGYLAMIAQLAAETDWNNRPLRSDDEEEEEEEEEEEVVSATSASFSSSYAHKPGAHSSSAETATTTGSDLRRPDLLVSASSPLCSDTDHEVQTRSASFSSETSSEGAPETRAETKISSAPPREAPETKKGTKAETRVERSPAESGSSASSSPSASISSSARSRSRRTTSGSSSSSSSGDSRSAAESSSNSDSDNNVREEGEEVRGGGREQRSPSPSSSSSGSRSSSGSSASGDEGAEKAEEVAKRGGDRDRRSASSSSSSSEDSEEEEEDDEETSSAQRDPRLTANSPPLSSVRITAENEISNRSRDEKMAVLKRKPRSSSSSSSAASSASSSSSSSREEKRPITHSSPQQQQPQQLIIHSSPQQTPKKLGAAFAEADVLHLDLLPGPQETSDWEYKMPDPPTPFKDVAPAPPLRRGRRRSGDRDEEAEETISTASSSSSEILPEVLSDVPSGFKDSSSPSGSVVSEAPKHAEIAADKIESDLESAVSAGTETSSGRPSRLSLSEEEEEEETMMAKRSSVIEELKKKVVVGTEPRIVEIRPKAAETIQILPARLNYPIEHSFVPRVRVRGEEEMIAGKRRPTTKTKESTSSYESALGSGDSRESRSGSNTSYESAPPPVPEIPPPPPSSSDSSDSDLRRRRQRSSSGASESSGTRRTTPETGTDSEGLTRAPVMSFSISTYKSRAEETSYDKKLAKAESFGRRDRLPVPKRISTGDLSETDSFSAYRDRPEPPSFVDELLEEKRERSPQRPPPPPVPEKTAAFASRVLGLRERSRSQQHLPGSVSAAHQLGSKPAVPPNKPSSAARFGGDHFAYPDPIRPPRRLQERLGRATSLSNLATPSFDLRKAQSSGELSYGSAAATPTPTTTTAPSAEMPMMPMAGFPGMMMPGMVPAGGGAGDSRLAEEFAKLQQDFFRWQQQLLQNQQVLHSRVAPLAQQQQQQQQQTQQQPGPSPLHSVGLMRDILSQEEAAPPVRSGPVERIIPIKMEMSTTTTSSSSSSEFRPSSGVNRLSQSLQDVSLGDSGRVSGLSQPRRWMPNEPTVTVGPWVERPVQQPQQQQPPQQQQFTAAAQPPQQPQPQQPQFFQALPPQQQRQFAQFLQQQQQREQQEQEQQQRLRQQQEQEQQMQQQQLQQQQQQQRLQRQQQQPDEPPSKPLTFFGQEVTVHDPPQTYYYNGGDSAAPAPPKPAANEAAVGAGPPGPRYTSVVTVAPNEKEGSGSGSAAAAAPAPKDKVRSVVQLNNAPVVRGFRAAPVAAAPAPGGADDDRPPQQASGSGADPVAPPPAPFHSKIINSAIKSQPPAPKAPSPAPVPVAAPSVSSRVSPPKSSSSRKSSSPPTRSSPGPFAGVQLRPVPGAALRGTSPPSEVAPAPVAPAPIAPALVAPGPPPPPPPPMAPPPPPPMPSSDSGAERRTSTGKRIVSAKSGPELDAREELMMAIRNHGGLGGLRRTGNYAFSGGSGDSSA, encoded by the exons ATGGCAGCTATCTCCTCCTCGGCAGGCTCCGCCCACCACGCGGAGGACAAGAAGAGACGGGGcattctttccctcttctccCGGAAGACCAAGTCG TCCGCAGGCGAAAGCAGCCTTTCGTCGGGTAGCGCCGGGGAGAGGTCGGTGAGTCCCGCCCGCTCCGACGAGTCCGCGGAGACGGTGCCCCGcccgctctcctcctcctccaccaccaccctGACCAACGAGGCGCCCGGCTCTGCCCCCGGACCTCAGGCTCCGCCCGCTTACtccgctgcttcttcttcttcttcggctccGCCGCCGCCTCCTAACACGCAGCTGTCCAGGCCGGTGTCTTCCCTCAGTCTCGCCCCGGGCAGGAGCAGGAAGAGGCAGGCTCCCGCCCCGCCGCCTCCTGTGCCCGCGCCCGGGCATCACCAGGGGGTAGCGGGGTCGGAGGACCGACATTCAAATGGGAAG GGCGCGGAGACGTCTGGATacggcgaggaggaggaggagacgtcGCCGTACGCCAG CCCGTCCGGGTCGGAAGTCAGCAGCGCGGAGGCCACCCGCCTCCTcccccagcagcagcagcagcagcagccgacCAACCTGACCTCCGTGGCCTCCACCTCCAGCCTGTCCCTAGTCTCCCGAAACAAGCGGAGGGCTCCGCCTCCGCCGCCGAAGGCTCCGCCGTCTTCCCGCTCGGACGACCCGCTGCCCTCCGCCATCCCGGAGGAGGAGGCCGAGCCGCCCGCCTCGGTTCCCGCCCGAGCTCCGCCCATGGCGGAGGAAGAGgcggaggacgaggaggaggccGAGACCAGCTCCGTCTCCTCCCTCAGTAGCGTAGAgcaccaaggaggaggaggaggaggaggaggactctcCACCAGCACGCCCAACAAGCAACCTCTCCCCCATTCTCCTCCGACTCCTCCtcctgaagaggaagaggaggaggcggcggaGTCAGAGATGACTCCgcccccttctccttcttctgttgtagcgcctcctcctcctcctcctcctccctcag CCGCTGCACCACCAATGCCTGCTGCTGTAGTTGCTGCTGTTCCTGCTACCACTGCTGCTTCCACCAGAACAGCAACTCCTCCTCCCGTTGACCCCACAATGCCCGTAACAACACCTCTCACGCCTACTagttctcctactcctcctcctgctgATGTCTCCGCCTCTGATGCCTCCGCCTCCTCGCGAATGTTGCACGAAGGAGCCACCTCTacttcctcctccaccaccaccaccaccaccaccaccaacgcACGAATCACCAACAATAACAGCAACCTCAACAGCAAAAGCAGCATCGTCACCAACAACAGGAGAAGCAACAGCGTCTCTTCCTCCGACAGGGTTgtaacggaggaggaggaggaggaagagggagaggaggagttGCCCCGCCCACCACATCGTCTccgccgaggaggaggaggagcgggagcCACCGCGGAGACGACGACGACTCCTCCCGCTCGAGTGCCGTCAGAGACAGCGGCTCCTCCCGCCAAAGCAAAGTTAGAGACAATAACGCCTCCCCGAGGGGGAGGAGCTAAAGAGAAGACTCCTCCCGTCAAAGTGCCATTAAAGACAGTAACTCCTCCCCCTCTGGGAAGAAGGGTAGGAGCCACAGGGAAGACTCCTCCCGCAAAAGTGTCGTGGGAGGAGACTCCTCCCGCGAAAGTGCCGCCGGAGACAGTGACTCCGCCCCCAAGAAGTGCCATGAAGAGAGACAGTGTAGATATAAGCAATGCCGTGATGCCCCCCCTTCATTCCCGCGCGGGCGGCGGACGGGAGAGCATCCCCACCTTCAGGATCGTGACCAAATCCCAGACTGCCGTCAAGGACGACGAGGAGGTCAAGGccgcgaagaagaagaagaagaagttcgtGGCCGACGGGAAGACGCAGAAGGTCAGCGGAGACGACGACGGGGCCAAGTTCGGGTCGAAGGGCAagagcagcggcggcggcggcattAAAGGCCTGAGGAACCCCCTGGCCAGGGCAGCGGGGGGTCGTCCGACCCGCCGAGACGACCTCGACTTTGATACAGACGACGATCTGGACATCAACGAAGACATGTTCGAGCCGAGGAGGGGGGTCGTTGCGGATTGGCGAGTCTCCGCTGCTCAAGTCTCCGCTCCTCAAATCTCCGCCCCTACATCCAGGCCCCAAGAGGCCGCTGTGCCGGTCCCTGCCCCCAGGAACAACCCAACCAAGAGGCTGGCTCCGCGTCCTCCGCCCAAGGTGGAGGCCGAGGAGATGAGAGACAAGCCCGAGGTCATTGAAGTGACCTCGGAGGCGGAGAAGTTCGAGAAGATCATGGCAGAGGACTTGGAGGAACCGGAGTTCAAGGTCCACGTCTCCACCGTGGCCGACCTCGACCCGGACATGCTGTCCCTGCTCTCCGAGGAGTGCGTGGATTCGGAggacagggaggaggaggaggagaccgaTAGTCCGAAGTTCGAGAGTCCGATGTCCTCCGCCAGTGAAGAAGATTTGGCTCCGCCCACTGTAGAGGCACCGGCTTCGCCCACCGGAGAAGCATCAAATCCGCCCACCGTAGAATCATCGACTCCGCCCACATCGCCTTCTACCCACAATCCCCCCGTCTCCGCCGTCCAGGCGGAGACCACGGCGAGCAGTTACCGAGCCGGTTACCTGGCCATGATCGCCCAGCTTGCCGCGGAGACTGACTGGAACAACAGACCTCTGCGTTCggacgatgaggaggaggaggaagaggaagaggaggaggaggtggtctcCGCGACCTCcgcctctttctcctcctcttatgCCCACAAACCAGGCGCTCACTCTAGCAGCGCCGAGACTGCGACGACGACGGGTTCTGACCTACGCCGACCTGACCTCCTCGTCTCCGCTTCTTCTCCTCTGTGCTCGGATACAG ATCACGAGGTGCAGACGCGCTCCGCCAGCTTCTCGTCCGAGACGAGCTCCGAGGGGGCCCCGGAGACGAGAGCGGAGACCAAGATCTCGTCCGCCCCCCCTCGCGAGGCCCCGGAGACGAAGAAAGGTACGAAAGCGGAGACCAGGGTAGAGAGAAGTCCAGCAGAATCCGGCTCCTCCGCCTCTTCTTCGCCCTCCGCCTCCATCTCCTCTTCCGCCAGGAGCCGGAGCCGGAGGACGACGAGCGGAtcgagcagcagcagcagcagcggagaCAGCCGCTCCGCTGCGGAGAGCAGCAGCAACAGCGACAGCGACAACAACGtcagggaagaaggagaagaagttcGAGGAGGAGGTCGGGAGCAGAGATCGCCGTCgccatcatcctcctcctccggtAGCAGAAGTTCGTCCGGATCCTCCGCAAGCGGAGACGAAGGAGCAGAAAAAGCGGAAGAAGTAGCAAAGAGGGGCGGAGATAGAGATAGACGCTCCGCCTCCTCGTCGTCTTCGTCGTCGGAAgactccgaggaggaggaggaggatgatgaggagACCTCCTCCGCCCAGAGGGACCCGAGACTCACGGCCAACTCTCCGCCCTTGTCCTCCGTGAGGATAACCGCGGAGAACGAGATCTCCAACAGGAGCCGGGACGAGAAGATGGCCGTCCTCAAG CGGAAGCCGAGATCGTCCTCGTCCTCGTCGTCCGCCGCGTCCTCCGcctcttcgtcgtcgtcgtcgtcgagGGAGGAGAAGCGACCGATTACCCACAGTTccccacagcagcagcagccgcagcAGCTGATTATCCACAGTTCCCCGCAGCAGACGCCGAAGAAGCTCGGAGCCGCCTTCGCGGAGGCCGACGTCCTCCACCTGGACCTCTTGCCTGGACCCCAGGAGACCAGCGACTGGGAGTACAAGATGCCGGACCCCCCAACCCCTTTCAAGGACgtcgcccccgccccccctctgCGCAGGGGCCGCAGAAGAAGCGGAGACCGGGACGAGGAAGCGGAGGAGACGATATCAaccgcctcctcttcctcttcggaGATCCTCCCGGAGGTCCTCTCGGACGTCCCGTCCGGATTCAAGGACTCGTCCTCGCCCAGCGGCTCCGTGGTCTCCGAGGCCCCCAAGCACGCGGAGATCGCCGCGGACAAGATCGAGTCGGACTTAGAGTCGGCGGTCTCCGCGGGAACGGAGACGAGCAGCGGCCGTCCGAGCCGCCTGTCTTtgtccgaggaggaggaggaggaggagacgatgATGGCCAAGCGGAGCAGCGTCATCGAGGAGCTGAAGAAGAAGGTCGTCGTCGGCACCGAGCCCCGGATCGTGGAGATCCGGCCGAAGGCGGCGGAGACAATCCAGATCCTCCCCGCGAGGCTGAACTACCCCATCGAGCACTCGTTCGTCCCCCGGGTCAgggtgaggggggaggaggagatgatCGCCGGGAAGCGGAGACCCACGACCAAGACGAAGGAGTCGACGTCGAGTTACGAAAGCGCCCTCGGCAGCGGAGACTCCCGGGAATCCAGATCTGGCTCCAACACCAGCTACGAGAGCGCTCCTCCGCCCGTGCCGGAGATCCCACCGCCTCCGCCTTCGTCGTCGGACTCCTCCGACAGCGACCTCAGGAGGCGGAGACAGCGCTCGTCGTCCGGGGCCAGCGAGAGCAGCGGCACGCGGAGGACGACCCCGGAGACCGGAACGGACTCCGAAGGCTTGACCCGCGCGCCCGTCATGAGCTTCTCGATCTCCACCTACAAGTCCCGGGCGGAGGAGACCAGCTACGACAAGAAGCTGGCCAAGGCGGAGTCCTTCGGCCGCCGCGACCGCCTCCCCGTCCCGAAGAGGATCAGCACCGGAGACCTCTCTGAGACCGACTCGTTCTCCGCCTACCGCGACCGGCCAGAGCCGCCCTCCTTCGTCGACGAGCTCCTGGAGGAGAAGAGGGAGCGGTCTCCGCAgcgtcctcctcctccgcccGTGCCCGAGAAGACCGCGGCCTTCGCCTCGAGGGTCCTAGGTCTCCGCGAGAGGTCCAGGTCCCAGCAGCACCTACCCGGCTCGGTCTCCGCTGCCCACCAGCTGGGCAGCAAGCCGGCCGTGCCCCCAAACAAGCCCTCGTCGGCGGCCCGGTTCGGCGGAGACCACTTCGCCTACCCCGACCCGATAAGGCCTCCGCGGAGACTGCAG GAGAGGCTGGGCAGAGCGACCTCCCTCAGCAACCTTGCGACCCCGTCCTTCGACCTGCGGAAGGCCCAGTCCTCGGGCGAGCTCTCCTACG GAAGTGCAGCCGCAACCCCcacacccaccaccaccaccgcacCTTCAGCCGAGATGCCCATGATGCCCATGGCAGGCTTCCCGGGCATGATGATGCCCGGGATGGTCCCCGCGGGCGGGGGCGCAGGCGACTCCCGCCTGGCGGAGGAGTTCGCGAAGCTGCAACAAGACTTCTTCCGCTGGCAGCAGCAGCTGCTGCAGAACCAGCAGGTGCTGCACAGCAGGGTGGCCCCGCTAgcacagcagcaacagcaacagcaacagcagactCAACAGCAGCCGGGTCCTTCGCCCCTACACAGCGTCGGG CTCATGAGAGACATACTGTCCCAGGAGGAAGCCGCCCCGCCCGTGCGGTCCGGACCCGTGGAGAGAATCATCCCTATCAAGATGGAGAtgtccaccaccaccacctctagCAGCAGTTCGAGCGAG TTCCGGCCGAGCTCCGGGGTGAATCGCCTGAGTCAGAGTCTGCAGGACGTCAGTCTGGGAGACTCGGGCCGAGTCTCCGGCCTGAGTCAGCCGAGGAG ATGGATGCCCAATGAACCCACAGTCACTGTGGGCCCCTGGGTAGAGAGACCAGTACAGCAGCCACAGCAACAGCAGCCACCGCAGCAGCAGCAATTTACAGCGGCTGCGCAGCCGCCGCAGCAGCCGCAGCCGCAGCAGCCGCAGTTCTTCCAGGCTCTGCCGCCACAGCAGCAGAGGCAGTTCGCGCAGTTcctgcagcagcaacagcagcgggaacagcaggagcaggaacagcaGCAGAGGCTGCGAcagcagcaggaacaggaacagcaGATGCAACAGCAGCAgttgcagcagcaacagcaacagcagaggCTGCAGCGACAACAGCAGCAGCcg GACGAGCCACCGTCCAAACCGCTGACCTTCTTCGGCCAGGAGGTCACCGTCCACGACCCGCCCCAGACCTACTACTACAACGGGGGCGACTCCGCCGCCCCGGCACCCCCAAAACCAGCGGCCAACGAGGCGGCAGTAGGGGCCGGGCCCCCCGGCCCCAGGTACACGTCGGTGGTGACGGTGGCGCCCAACGAGAAGGAAGGATCCGGATCCGGATCCGCCGCCGCCGCGGCTCCAGCTCCGAAGGACAAGGTGAGGTCGGTCGTCCAGCTGAACAACGCTCCGGTCGTCCGGGGATTCAGGGCTGCTCCGGTCGCCGCCGCCCCGGCTCCGGGCGGAGCGGACGACGACAGGCCTCCTCAGCAGGCGTCCGGATCCGGAGCGGATCCCGTCGCCCCTCCTCCAGCTCCCTTCCACAGCAAGATCATCAACAGCGCCATTAAGAGCCAGCCTCCGGCTCCAAAGGCCCCGTCGCCCGCTCCGGTTCCGGTTGCGGCTCCGTCCGTCTCCAGCAGAGTCTCTCCGCCCAAGTCGTCTTCGTCGAGGAAGTCTTCCTCGCCCCCCACGAGATCGAGCCCAGGGCCTTTCGCCGGGGTGCAGCTGAGGCCGGTCCCTGGAGCGGCCCTCAGGGGAACGTCTCCGCCTTCTGAAGTAGCTCCCGCTCCAGTTGCTCCAGCTCCAATTGCTC